Proteins from one Bombus pascuorum chromosome 15, iyBomPasc1.1, whole genome shotgun sequence genomic window:
- the LOC132914904 gene encoding MYG1 exonuclease isoform X2, translating to MAKNVKIGTHDGTFHCDEALACFMLKTLPRYKDAVIVRSRDMNILNTCDIVIDVGKEYDPSKHRYDHHMRDFNESVSTVIKKPGYNWTIKLSSAGLIYCHFGNEIIKHFIPQAKDSDVEMIFKYIYNTFIKEIDAIDNGITMFREEPRYHIVTDLSSRVKLLNPAWNSKDIDIDSQFLKAVELTGQELVQRIQYAAYVWLPARSNLQEAIDKRFEADPSGEIIELSRHIPWSEHLFEIEKEQNVQPPLKFVVFGNNNDYRVQCIPVAPHSFVCRLFLPEPWGGLHDETLSSVSGIKDAIFVHSELFIGGHRTREGAMAMARKALELGKAI from the exons ATGGCTAAAAACGTAAAAATCGGAACACACGATGGTACTTTTCATTGCGACGAAGCTCTTGCTTGCTTCATGTTGAAGACGCTACCCAGATATAAAGATGCAGTTATAGTGAG GTCACgcgatatgaatattttaaatacgtgTGATATTGTGATCGATGTTGGTAAAGAGTATGATCCTTCCAAGCATCGTTACGATCATCATATGAG AGATTTCAACGAGTCAGTAAGCACAGTAATAAAGAAACCAGGTTACAATTGGACAATAAAACTGAGTAGTGCTGGCCTGATTTATTGCCATTTTGGCAATGAGATTATCAAACATTTCATTCCACAAGCAAAAGATAGCGACGtagaaatgatttttaaatatatttataatacgttCATTAAGGAAATTGATGCTATAGATAATGGAATTACCATGTTCCGCGAGGAACCTAG ATATCATATCGTAACAGACTTATCATCTCgcgtgaaattattaaatcctGCATGGAATAGCAAGGATATTGATATTGATAGTCAATTTTTGAAAGCAGTTGAATTAACCGGTCAGGAATTAGTGCAACGTATTCAGTATGCTGCATATGTTTGGTTGCCTGCTAGGTCCAATTTGCAGGAAGCTATTGACAAACGTTTTGAG GCTGACCCTAGTGGcgaaattatagaattatcaCGACATATACCATGGAGTGAGCATCTTTTTGagatagaaaaagaacaaaatgtaCAGCCACCATTAAAGTTTGTAGtttttggaaataataatGACTACAGGGTTCAATGCATACCTGTGGCACCTCACAGTTTTGTGTGCAG GCTGTTTTTGCCAGAACCTTGGGGAGGTTTACACGATGAAACGCTTTCAAGCGTCTCTGGAATCAAAGATGCTATTTTTGTCCATTCAGAACTATTCATCGGTGGCCATAGAACCAGAGAAGGAGCGATGGCGATGGCACGCAAAGCTCTTGAGCTAGGGAAAGCTATTTGA
- the LOC132914904 gene encoding MYG1 exonuclease isoform X1, translated as MIKYVSGIIPRLFTKLSVPSGNITYTRTTSQKFVTMAKNVKIGTHDGTFHCDEALACFMLKTLPRYKDAVIVRSRDMNILNTCDIVIDVGKEYDPSKHRYDHHMRDFNESVSTVIKKPGYNWTIKLSSAGLIYCHFGNEIIKHFIPQAKDSDVEMIFKYIYNTFIKEIDAIDNGITMFREEPRYHIVTDLSSRVKLLNPAWNSKDIDIDSQFLKAVELTGQELVQRIQYAAYVWLPARSNLQEAIDKRFEADPSGEIIELSRHIPWSEHLFEIEKEQNVQPPLKFVVFGNNNDYRVQCIPVAPHSFVCRLFLPEPWGGLHDETLSSVSGIKDAIFVHSELFIGGHRTREGAMAMARKALELGKAI; from the exons ATGATTAAGTATGTCTCTGGAATAATTCCGCGACTCTTTACGAAGCTATCTGTTCCATCAGGCAATATAACCTATACGCGAACGACGTCGCAGAAATTCGTGACAATGGCTAAAAACGTAAAAATCGGAACACACGATGGTACTTTTCATTGCGACGAAGCTCTTGCTTGCTTCATGTTGAAGACGCTACCCAGATATAAAGATGCAGTTATAGTGAG GTCACgcgatatgaatattttaaatacgtgTGATATTGTGATCGATGTTGGTAAAGAGTATGATCCTTCCAAGCATCGTTACGATCATCATATGAG AGATTTCAACGAGTCAGTAAGCACAGTAATAAAGAAACCAGGTTACAATTGGACAATAAAACTGAGTAGTGCTGGCCTGATTTATTGCCATTTTGGCAATGAGATTATCAAACATTTCATTCCACAAGCAAAAGATAGCGACGtagaaatgatttttaaatatatttataatacgttCATTAAGGAAATTGATGCTATAGATAATGGAATTACCATGTTCCGCGAGGAACCTAG ATATCATATCGTAACAGACTTATCATCTCgcgtgaaattattaaatcctGCATGGAATAGCAAGGATATTGATATTGATAGTCAATTTTTGAAAGCAGTTGAATTAACCGGTCAGGAATTAGTGCAACGTATTCAGTATGCTGCATATGTTTGGTTGCCTGCTAGGTCCAATTTGCAGGAAGCTATTGACAAACGTTTTGAG GCTGACCCTAGTGGcgaaattatagaattatcaCGACATATACCATGGAGTGAGCATCTTTTTGagatagaaaaagaacaaaatgtaCAGCCACCATTAAAGTTTGTAGtttttggaaataataatGACTACAGGGTTCAATGCATACCTGTGGCACCTCACAGTTTTGTGTGCAG GCTGTTTTTGCCAGAACCTTGGGGAGGTTTACACGATGAAACGCTTTCAAGCGTCTCTGGAATCAAAGATGCTATTTTTGTCCATTCAGAACTATTCATCGGTGGCCATAGAACCAGAGAAGGAGCGATGGCGATGGCACGCAAAGCTCTTGAGCTAGGGAAAGCTATTTGA
- the LOC132914908 gene encoding cuticle protein 18.7-like → MRTIIIFATICTLAIAEPGYVAPVIPYSYLRVPLAYDGHVLDTPEVAQAKAAHLATQAYEAARNTLSYAHVPTLLRVYAPAPGAPIGADGRVVDTPEVAQAKAAHLTAHALETAKNLGLYPYGALAYASTPYAYGFGYGAPLGPDGRVVDTPEVVRAKVAHFAAHADAAAKTVENL, encoded by the exons ATGAGAACGATA ATCATCTTTGCTACGATCTGCACCCTGGCCATCGCAGAGCCCGGATACGTGGCTCCAGTGATACCTTACAGCTACCTTAGAGTGCCATTAGCCTACGACGGCCACGTTTTGGACACGCCGGAAGTAGCACAGGCGAAAGCAGCACACCTCGCGACTCAGGCGTACGAGGCGGCCAGGAACACACTCAGCTATGCTCACGTGCCGACTCTGTTACGTGTTTATGCACCTGCACCTGGTGCGCCCATAGGCGCCGATGGTCGTGTCGTCGATACACCTGAGGTCGCGCAGGCGAAAGCTGCTCACTTGACTGCTCACGCGTTG GAGACTGCAAAGAATCTAGGACTCTACCCATACGGTGCCCTGGCTTACGCCTCAACACCTTATGCTTATGGATTTGGATATGGTGCTCCCCTTGGTCCTGATGGTAGAGTAGTGGACACTCCGGAAGTTGTTCGAGCGAAGGTGGCTCATTTTGCAGCACACGCTGATGCGGCCGCAAAAACTGTTGAAAATCTCTGA